One genomic segment of Mastomys coucha isolate ucsf_1 unplaced genomic scaffold, UCSF_Mcou_1 pScaffold22, whole genome shotgun sequence includes these proteins:
- the Fignl1 gene encoding fidgetin-like protein 1: MEMSSSRSVQVDEWQKNYCVVTSSICTPKQKADAYRTLLHRIQCAYANSEISQVFATNLFKRYTEKYSAIIDSDNVVTGLNNYAESIFALAGSQQADSEKWQSGLSKNNVFKMSSVQEMMQAGKKFKESLLEPADASVVMCKEPTIFEVPQLSVCGSSEEADPLSSSAHDTDKTQPIPGSSLRCSPSQSALLPTATNTTKTSLTSSTSLGKSTTATFHRTPLFGNTEKETQSFPKTSTGLNMFLSNLSCVPSGCKNPRERKAFNDSNTIDMLSNPTLNKALSKTEDCGQREDNSLPTFKTAKEQLWADKKKKGHQSQHTSKSSNGVMKKSLGAGRSRGIFGKFVPPVSNKQDRSEQDGKVRHKSSRAGSTEPAYLTDDRLKNVEPRMVELIMNEIMDHGPPVHWDDIAGVEFAKATIKEIVVWPMMRPDIFTGLRGPPKGILLFGPPGTGKTLIGKCIASQSGATFFSISASSLTSKWVGEGEKMVRALFAVARCQQPAVIFIDEIDSLLSQRGDGEHESSRRIKTEFLVQLDGATTSSEDRILVVGATNRPQEIDEAARRRLVKRLYIPLPEASARKQIVVNLMSREQCCLSDEETELVVQQSDGFSGADMTQLCREASLGPIRSLHTADIATISPDQVRPIAYIDFENAFKTVRPTVSPKDLELYENWNETFGCGK; encoded by the coding sequence ATGGAGATGTCCAGCTCTAGGTCTGTGCAGGTGGATGAATGGCAGAAGAATTACTGTGTGGTTACATCCAGCATATGTACACCAAAGCAGAAGGCCGATGCATACCGTACACTATTACATCGAATTCAGTGTGCATATGCCAACTCCGAGATCTCTCAGGTCTTTGCTACCAACCTGTTCAAAAGGTATACAGAAAAATACTCTGCAATTATTGATTCTGACAATGTTGTAACTGGCTTGAATAACTATGCAGAGAGCATTTTTGCTTTGGCAGGATCTCAGCAGGCTGACAGTGAAAAGTGGCAATCTGGATTGtcaaaaaataatgttttcaaaatgaGTAGTGTACAGGAGATGATGCAAGCTGGCAAGAAATTTAAAGAGTCTCTGTTGGAACCTGCTGATGCATCAGTAGTCATGTGTAAAGAGCCCACTATCTTTGAGGTTCCTCAACTTAGTGTTTGTGGAAGTTCTGAAGAGGCTGACCCATTATCCAGTTCAGCTCATGACACAGATAAGACCCAACCCATTCCAGGGAGCAGTCTGAGATGTTCCCCTTCCCAGAGTGCTCTGCTGCCTACAGCAACTAATACCACAAAGACAAGTCTCACCTCCTCAACATCTTTAGGTAAGTCAACTACTGCAACATTTCACAGGACACCGTTATTTGGAAACACTGAAAAGGAAACTCAAAGCTTTCCTAAAACCAGCACAGGACTAAATATGTTCTTATCTAATCTGTCTTGTGTTCCTTCTGGTTGTAAAAATCCTCGAGAAAGGAAGGCTTTTAATGACTCGAACACCATTGACATGCTTTCCAATCCAACACTGAATAAGGCTCTTAGTAAAACAGAAGACTGTGGCCAAAGGGAAGATAATAGCCTGCCTACCTTTAAAACTGCAAAAGAACAATTATgggcagataaaaaaaaaaagggccatcAATCCCAGCATACATCTAAATCTTCTAATGGTGTTATGAAAAAGTCTCTGGGAGCTGGGAGATCGAGAGGGATATTTGGAAAGTTTGTTCCTCCTGTATCTAATAAGCAAGATAGAAGTGAGCAGGATGGAAAGGTGAGGCACAAGTCTAGTAGGGCAGGGTCTACAGAACCAGCATACCTCACTGATGATCGTCTGAAGAATGTAGAGCCACGCATGGTTGAACTTATTATGAATGAAATCATGGATCATGGGCCTCCAGTACATTGGGACGATATTGCTGGAGTAGAATTTGCCAAAGCCACAATAAAGGAAATTGTTGTATGGCCCATGATGAGGCCAGATATCTTTACTGGATTGCGAGGCCCCCCTAAAGGAATTCTGCTCTTTGGCCCTCCAGGGACTGGTAAAACTCTGATTGGCAAGTGCATTGCTAGTCAGTCTGGAGCAACATTCTTCAGTATCTCTGCTTCATCCTTGACTTCTAAGTGGGTAGGTGAGGGAGAAAAAATGGTCCGTGCATTGTTTGCTGTTGCAAGGTGTCAGCAGCCAGCTGTCATATTTATTGATGAAATTGATTCTTTATTGTCTCAACGAGGAGATGGTGAACATGAATCTTCAAGAAGGATAAAAACGGAATTTTTAGTTCAGTTAGATGGAGCAACCACATCTTCTGAAGACCGGATTCTTGTGGTGGGAGCCACAAATCGGCCCCAAGAGATTGATGAAGCTGCCCGGAGAAGATTGGTGAAAAGGCTTTATATTCCCCTCCCAGAAGCTTCAGCCAGGAAACAGATAGTAGTTAATCTCATGTCTAGGGAGCAGTGTTGCCTAAGTGATGAAGAAACAGAACTGGTAGTGCAGCAGTCTGATGGGTTTTCTGGAGCAGATATGACACAGCTTTGCAGAGAGGCTTCTCTTGGTCCTATTCGCAGTTTGCACACTGCTGACATTGCTACCATAAGTCCAGATCAAGTTCGACCAATAGCTTATATTgattttgaaaatgcttttaaaactgTGCGACCTACTGTGTCTCCAAAAGACTTGGAGCTTTATGAAAACTGGAACGAAACATTTGGTTGTGGAAAGTGA